In Solanum pennellii chromosome 3, SPENNV200, a single window of DNA contains:
- the LOC107013274 gene encoding uncharacterized protein LOC107013274 — translation MDALMVRVEECENIQGSNVPMTALKANVIGLSKDVDELKSTDLSMLFRTMEIPKMWNTDIPFYYEVSAATTVGDDARVNEGDVESEVETYEKQLGVRDEAVFYDLVDTTAQASLRDISMIGSSGVKDANMPGTDAETEGVADMQTLTQS, via the coding sequence ATGGATGCCCTTATGGTGAGGGTTGAAGAGTGTGAGAATATCCAAGGGTCTAATGTTCCTATGACGGCCTTGAAGGCCAATGTTATTGGACTAAGCAAAGATGTGGACGAGCTGAAGTCCACTGATTTATCTATGTTATTTAGGACTATGGAGATTCCTAAGATGTGGAACACTGATATTCCATTTTATTATGAGGTTTCTGCGGCTACTACTGTTGGAGATGATGCTAGAGTTAATGAGGGAGATGTTGAGTCTGAGGTAGAGACATATGAGAAGCAACTCGGGGTTAGAGATGAGGCTGTATTTTATGACTTGGTAGATACAACTGCGCAAGCCTCTTTGAGAGACATTTCTATGATAGGCTCTAGTGGAGTCAAGGATGCTAATATGCCAGGCACTGATGCCGAGACAGAGGGAGTTGCCGACATGCAGACTTTAACACAATCCTAG